One Mucilaginibacter ginkgonis genomic region harbors:
- a CDS encoding deoxyhypusine synthase family protein produces MSTTRGPISQFIERNYLHFNAAALVDAAKGYETHLLEGGKMMVTLAGAMSTAELGISLAEMIRQGKIDIISCTGANLEEDIMNLVAHSHYKRVPNYRDLSPQDEWDLLENHYNRVTDTCIPEEEAFRRLQKHIHKIWKDADDNGERYFPHEYMYKILLNGELEQYYEIDPKNSWMLAAAERNLPIVVPGWEDSTMGNIFASYVIKGEIKATTMKSGIEYMAWLADWYPKNSGGKGIGFFQIGGGIAGDFPICVVPMLYQDMEMENIPFWSYFCQISDSTTSYGSYSGAVPNEKITWGKLDIDTPKFIVESDATIVAPLIFAWILKQ; encoded by the coding sequence ATGAGCACTACAAGAGGACCTATATCTCAATTTATTGAGCGCAATTATTTGCATTTTAATGCTGCAGCGTTGGTTGACGCAGCCAAGGGATATGAAACCCACCTGCTTGAAGGTGGTAAAATGATGGTAACCCTTGCAGGTGCCATGAGTACTGCGGAACTTGGCATTTCGCTGGCGGAAATGATCCGCCAGGGAAAGATAGACATCATTTCATGTACCGGTGCAAACCTCGAAGAAGACATCATGAACCTGGTAGCGCACTCGCACTATAAACGGGTGCCCAATTACCGCGACCTGAGCCCGCAGGATGAGTGGGATTTGTTAGAAAACCATTACAACCGCGTTACCGATACCTGTATCCCAGAAGAAGAAGCTTTCCGCCGTTTACAAAAGCACATCCACAAAATTTGGAAAGATGCCGACGACAATGGCGAACGTTACTTTCCGCATGAGTACATGTACAAAATATTGCTAAACGGCGAGTTAGAGCAGTATTACGAGATCGATCCGAAGAACTCATGGATGCTGGCCGCTGCTGAACGCAACCTGCCAATTGTGGTACCGGGATGGGAAGATTCTACAATGGGCAACATCTTCGCGTCTTATGTGATCAAGGGCGAAATAAAAGCTACGACCATGAAAAGCGGCATTGAATACATGGCATGGCTTGCCGATTGGTACCCTAAAAATTCGGGAGGTAAGGGGATAGGTTTCTTCCAGATAGGTGGTGGTATAGCCGGCGATTTCCCTATCTGCGTAGTTCCTATGCTTTATCAGGATATGGAGATGGAAAACATCCCTTTTTGGAGCTATTTCTGCCAGATATCAGACTCTACCACTTCTTACGGATCTTACTCGGGTGCTGTACCCAATGAGAAGATCACATGGGGCAAGCTGGACATCGACACGCCAAAATTTATCGTTGAAAGTGACGCCACAATTGTAGCGCCGCTAATTTTTGCATGGATTTTAAAGCAATAA
- a CDS encoding c-type cytochrome, translated as MNKYKVLGITAVTIAATILATSCKDNKSTGWEYAPNMYEHIAYDPDQKNPNFKDGKTAQVPPAGTIPLGFTRFDYPNTKDGYLQAGLEVKNPIAQNKANFDEGKVLFEHYCSPCHGVTGQGDGLVVQHGFPAPPSYSKGQSSRGGAMKELTDGKIYHTITYGVNSMGSYASQLAPEERWKVITYVHHLQNL; from the coding sequence ATGAATAAATATAAAGTATTGGGTATTACAGCTGTTACTATTGCTGCAACCATACTGGCTACCTCTTGTAAAGACAACAAGAGCACCGGTTGGGAGTATGCACCCAATATGTATGAACATATTGCTTACGACCCTGACCAGAAGAACCCGAACTTTAAAGACGGTAAAACTGCACAGGTGCCGCCTGCAGGTACAATTCCATTGGGTTTTACCCGCTTTGACTATCCAAATACTAAAGACGGTTATTTACAAGCCGGCCTCGAGGTTAAAAACCCTATCGCTCAAAACAAAGCCAACTTTGATGAGGGTAAGGTTTTGTTTGAGCACTACTGCTCGCCTTGCCATGGCGTAACAGGCCAGGGCGATGGTTTGGTGGTTCAGCACGGTTTCCCGGCTCCGCCATCTTATTCTAAGGGCCAGTCATCTCGCGGTGGCGCCATGAAAGAATTGACAGATGGTAAAATATATCACACCATTACTTACGGCGTAAACTCTATGGGTTCATACGCGTCGCAGTTAGCACCGGAAGAGAGATGGAAAGTGATCACTTATGTTCATCATTTACAAAACTTATAA
- a CDS encoding TAT-variant-translocated molybdopterin oxidoreductase produces the protein MESNKKYWKGLEELNKTPEFVEKNKHEFAEPIPIEDILEGDGLKSKTPRRDFLKALGFGVGAVSLAACQKVPVHKSIPYLIKPEEITPGLANFYVSSYEGQAILVKTREGRPIKIEGNPNDIFGKGGTSSAAQASVLDLYDSSRLKGPMQDGGESGWDAIDTYIKNRLATTKASGKGIRLVTSSINSPSTLGVIADFIAAYPTAKHVVYDAVSYTGIIQANQNSFGKAVLPHYNFDKADVIVSFGADFLGSWISHTEFSRQYASNRAAKALEEKKMSRHIQFETGMSLTGSNADVRMPIKPSEEGTAIISLYNALSGNTLGGGKKVSNAATDTAITLAAKELMAAKGRALVVSGSNDVATQILVNAINSLLGSYSTTIDLDNPSKQYNGNDAGIVELVNEMNRGEVDCVFFLNSNPIYDYYDAKAFKAALGKTKLLVSLSAYRDETAAVSNIIAPQSHYLETWGDANAAEGYYTIIQPTINPVYDTRPAEQSLLVWANAPVKDYYTYVRNTWEKTIMPIAGLSGQAGWEKLLQTGYVKAAAKPAGTYTFSKDLNAVVQTIAGHASQIAASGDGKLELQIFESPNLGDGKKANNPWLQELPDPVTKVTWDNFAAIAVKTAKQWGLEEGDWISITANGYTIDLPVLYQPGQAQGTISVSVGYGRTKAGKVGEGVGKNAFPFATYRNGTFQNSIVADVKKTGALTYVFAQTQTHHSYEGRNSIIKEGTLTQYVKNPESITGKGEGKENYDLWDEYQRPTYNWVMAIDLNACTGCGSCIVACTAENNVPVVGRDEVRNRREMHWIRIDRYYSFKDGEKSVTKEKEINKLDDLDHVQVTYQPMLCQHCDHAPCETVCPVLATTHSSEGLNMMTYNRCVGTRYCANNCPYKVRRFNWFNYWNDSRFENYIQNEYTELVLNPDVTTRFRGVMEKCSMCVQRIQAGKLKAKLEKRPLQDGEVKMACQQSCPTNAIVFGNLNDPNSEVAKALKSERTYYVLEELNVKPGIGYQAKIRNTTVTGA, from the coding sequence ATGGAAAGCAATAAAAAATACTGGAAAGGTTTAGAAGAACTGAACAAAACTCCCGAGTTTGTTGAAAAGAACAAGCACGAGTTTGCAGAGCCTATCCCTATCGAAGATATATTAGAGGGCGACGGGCTTAAATCAAAAACTCCGCGCCGCGACTTTTTAAAAGCTTTAGGTTTTGGCGTTGGTGCTGTGTCATTAGCAGCCTGCCAAAAGGTTCCGGTTCACAAATCTATCCCTTACTTAATAAAGCCTGAAGAGATCACCCCGGGTTTGGCCAACTTCTATGTATCTAGTTACGAAGGCCAGGCTATATTGGTAAAGACCCGCGAAGGCCGTCCTATTAAAATTGAAGGTAACCCTAACGATATTTTTGGCAAAGGCGGTACATCATCAGCTGCACAGGCTTCTGTATTAGATCTGTATGATTCAAGCCGTTTAAAAGGCCCTATGCAAGACGGCGGCGAAAGCGGCTGGGACGCGATCGACACCTATATAAAAAACCGTTTAGCAACTACAAAAGCATCTGGTAAAGGTATCCGCCTGGTAACGTCAAGCATCAACAGCCCATCTACTTTAGGTGTAATTGCCGATTTCATTGCCGCTTATCCTACTGCAAAACACGTAGTATACGATGCAGTATCTTATACAGGTATCATCCAGGCTAATCAAAATAGCTTTGGTAAAGCCGTATTACCGCATTACAATTTTGACAAGGCTGATGTTATTGTAAGCTTCGGCGCCGATTTCTTAGGCAGCTGGATCTCACACACAGAGTTTAGCCGTCAATATGCTTCTAACCGTGCCGCAAAAGCCTTAGAAGAAAAGAAAATGTCTCGCCACATCCAGTTCGAGACAGGTATGAGCCTAACCGGCAGTAACGCCGACGTGCGTATGCCGATCAAACCTTCAGAAGAGGGCACCGCGATCATTAGCTTATACAACGCGCTTAGTGGTAACACGCTTGGTGGCGGTAAAAAAGTAAGCAATGCCGCTACAGATACCGCTATTACCCTCGCAGCTAAAGAATTGATGGCGGCAAAAGGCCGCGCTTTAGTGGTTTCGGGAAGCAATGATGTAGCTACACAGATATTGGTTAATGCTATCAACTCTTTGTTAGGCAGCTACAGTACCACTATCGATCTTGATAATCCATCAAAACAATACAATGGTAACGATGCCGGTATTGTTGAGTTGGTTAATGAGATGAACCGCGGCGAGGTTGACTGTGTGTTCTTTTTAAACAGCAACCCAATTTATGATTATTACGACGCCAAAGCATTTAAAGCTGCTTTAGGCAAAACCAAACTGCTGGTCTCATTGTCGGCTTACCGCGATGAGACTGCTGCTGTTTCTAATATTATTGCGCCTCAAAGCCACTACTTAGAAACCTGGGGCGATGCAAACGCTGCAGAAGGTTACTATACTATTATCCAGCCAACAATTAATCCGGTTTATGATACCCGCCCTGCAGAGCAAAGCTTATTGGTTTGGGCTAACGCGCCGGTTAAAGATTACTACACTTACGTACGTAACACCTGGGAGAAAACCATTATGCCTATTGCAGGTTTAAGCGGCCAGGCCGGATGGGAAAAATTATTGCAAACAGGCTATGTAAAAGCTGCCGCTAAACCGGCCGGCACTTACACCTTTAGCAAAGATCTCAACGCTGTTGTTCAAACTATTGCCGGCCATGCAAGCCAGATAGCTGCAAGCGGCGACGGTAAATTAGAACTGCAAATATTTGAAAGCCCTAACCTTGGCGACGGCAAAAAAGCTAACAACCCATGGTTACAAGAATTGCCTGATCCGGTTACTAAAGTAACATGGGATAACTTTGCTGCCATCGCGGTTAAAACTGCTAAACAATGGGGCTTAGAAGAAGGCGATTGGATCTCGATCACCGCTAACGGTTATACTATTGACCTGCCGGTGCTTTACCAGCCGGGACAAGCACAAGGCACTATTTCTGTGTCGGTAGGTTATGGCCGCACAAAAGCGGGTAAAGTAGGTGAGGGCGTAGGTAAAAACGCGTTCCCGTTTGCAACTTACCGCAACGGTACTTTCCAGAATTCAATTGTTGCCGATGTTAAAAAGACCGGCGCATTGACATATGTGTTCGCGCAAACGCAAACACACCACTCTTACGAAGGCCGTAACAGCATTATCAAAGAAGGTACTTTAACCCAATACGTTAAAAATCCTGAGTCGATCACCGGTAAAGGCGAAGGCAAAGAGAATTATGATCTTTGGGACGAATACCAACGCCCAACCTACAACTGGGTAATGGCTATAGATCTTAACGCTTGTACAGGCTGCGGATCTTGTATAGTTGCGTGTACTGCGGAGAATAACGTTCCGGTTGTGGGACGCGATGAAGTGCGTAACCGCCGCGAGATGCACTGGATACGTATTGACCGTTACTACAGCTTTAAAGACGGTGAAAAATCTGTAACTAAAGAAAAAGAGATCAACAAACTTGATGATCTTGATCATGTACAGGTTACTTACCAGCCAATGCTTTGCCAGCATTGCGACCACGCGCCTTGTGAAACTGTATGCCCGGTATTGGCCACCACACACTCAAGCGAAGGCTTGAACATGATGACCTATAACCGTTGCGTAGGTACACGTTATTGTGCAAACAACTGCCCTTACAAAGTGCGCCGTTTCAACTGGTTTAACTACTGGAATGACTCTCGTTTTGAGAACTATATCCAAAATGAATACACCGAGCTTGTGCTTAACCCTGACGTTACTACCCGTTTCCGTGGTGTAATGGAGAAATGCAGCATGTGCGTGCAGCGTATACAGGCAGGTAAATTGAAAGCCAAGCTGGAGAAACGCCCGTTACAGGACGGTGAAGTTAAAATGGCTTGTCAGCAATCATGCCCTACAAACGCAATTGTTTTCGGTAACCTTAATGACCCTAACTCTGAAGTTGCAAAAGCATTGAAGAGCGAGCGTACTTATTATGTGTTAGAAGAGCTTAACGTTAAACCGGGTATTGGTTACCAGGCTAAGATCAGAAACACAACTGTAACAGGGGCTTAA
- a CDS encoding ATP-binding protein has translation MDSIPLLTDKQLIDVLNLTKVATAIHVTEDAVIQTANQAMLDVWGKDSSVIGKSLEAALPELKGQPFIDMFKRVWNEGLVISGTDTPADLMINGELKTIYFDFEYRAVKDEAGKVICILHTATDISERYFGRQREQTLMEELATTNEELAATNEELASMNEELSVTNEEVSESYAALRELNDNLAESRNELSFAIEAADLGTFDLNPKTGKFVGNARLKQWFGLGADDEIDLANATDNIAEEDRQRILAAIDEAMSFRSGGTYDVEYKIIHPHDKKEIIVRAKGRTVFSDDQKPLRFSGTVQDITDQKRREQYKDDFISVASHELKTPITSLKATLQMLDRLRDNPGDPAIAKLISQANRSMNKTTMLIDDLLNASKVNSGQLDLAKTNFLIAELLRNCCSHIRAEGRYHLNIEGDLDLRVYADEHRIDQVVVNMVNNAVKYAPDSFEITLRIDKADNFARISVIDHGPGINPENVMKLFDRYYRSEHAGAQFSGLGLGLYISAEIIKKHGGKIGVDSELGKGSTFWFTLPL, from the coding sequence ATGGACAGTATTCCGTTATTAACCGATAAGCAGTTAATAGATGTGCTCAACCTAACCAAGGTTGCCACTGCTATTCACGTTACAGAAGATGCTGTAATCCAAACCGCAAACCAGGCGATGCTTGATGTATGGGGTAAAGATAGCAGTGTAATAGGCAAATCGCTTGAAGCCGCCCTGCCCGAGTTAAAAGGTCAGCCCTTTATAGACATGTTCAAAAGGGTTTGGAATGAAGGCCTGGTCATATCAGGTACTGATACCCCCGCCGACCTGATGATTAACGGCGAATTAAAAACCATTTACTTTGATTTTGAATACCGGGCTGTAAAAGATGAGGCCGGAAAAGTGATCTGTATTTTGCACACGGCTACAGACATAAGTGAGCGTTACTTCGGCCGCCAGCGCGAACAGACGCTCATGGAAGAATTGGCCACTACAAATGAAGAATTGGCCGCCACAAATGAAGAGTTGGCTTCAATGAACGAAGAACTGTCTGTCACCAACGAAGAGGTAAGCGAATCTTACGCTGCTTTAAGAGAACTGAACGATAACCTGGCTGAGAGCCGTAATGAACTAAGTTTCGCTATAGAAGCTGCTGACCTCGGCACATTTGACCTTAATCCTAAAACAGGAAAGTTTGTCGGTAATGCCAGGTTAAAGCAATGGTTTGGTTTGGGTGCCGATGACGAAATAGATCTGGCAAACGCTACTGATAACATAGCAGAGGAAGATCGTCAGCGGATACTAGCGGCCATAGACGAGGCGATGTCTTTCAGATCAGGGGGCACTTACGACGTAGAATACAAGATCATCCACCCGCACGACAAAAAAGAAATTATAGTCCGCGCCAAAGGCCGAACGGTATTTAGTGATGACCAAAAGCCCTTAAGGTTTAGTGGCACTGTTCAGGATATAACAGACCAAAAGCGCCGTGAACAATATAAAGACGATTTTATCAGCGTGGCAAGTCACGAACTTAAAACGCCTATCACAAGTTTAAAAGCGACCCTGCAAATGCTCGACAGGCTAAGGGATAACCCCGGCGACCCGGCTATAGCAAAGTTAATTAGTCAGGCTAACCGCAGCATGAATAAAACCACTATGCTGATAGATGACCTGTTGAACGCCAGCAAAGTAAATTCAGGCCAGCTGGATCTCGCTAAAACTAATTTCCTTATTGCAGAGTTGCTTCGCAATTGCTGCAGCCATATACGCGCAGAAGGCAGGTATCATTTGAATATTGAGGGCGACCTTGACTTAAGGGTTTATGCAGATGAGCACCGTATAGACCAGGTGGTGGTAAACATGGTAAACAACGCGGTTAAATATGCGCCTGATTCATTCGAAATTACATTGCGGATAGATAAGGCCGACAATTTCGCGCGTATCTCCGTCATAGATCACGGACCCGGCATTAACCCCGAAAATGTGATGAAGCTATTTGACCGGTATTACCGGTCAGAACATGCAGGCGCGCAGTTCTCCGGGCTTGGTTTAGGGCTTTACATCAGCGCGGAGATCATCAAAAAGCATGGTGGCAAAATAGGTGTGGATAGCGAGTTAGGCAAAGGCAGTACATTTTGGTTTACGCTGCCATTGTAG
- a CDS encoding c-type cytochrome, translating into MRNISLTFKQFSRTLLLIAGFAFMAVSAQAQADAAKGEALFKANCTACHKIDARMTGPALGPTISSETDDKWLTKWIQNNQALIAAKDPKALKIYNEYNQSQMTVFTNLSDGDVANIIAYVRDDYKKLQSTPKTSNGDPSTADSGPSEVLIFSLIGVLIVAFIVILVLNRVIGTLEKVLVNRADLLPEELEAAEVETVKVDRFATIKRLAKNKKLVFFVVLCLFIAFGSWSWVTMWNTNVHQGYQPEQPIKYSHELHAGVMRINCQYCHGGAYKSKNATIPSLNVCMNCHKVVKTESPEIHKIYDALGYDPSTQKYDSTKARPIQWVRVHNLPDFAYFNHSQHTKVAGIECQRCHGPIQTMKQVYQYSPLTMKWCIQCHKRTNVNSKGNAYYEKMVAIHDVIKNGGHVTEAQMGGLECAKCHY; encoded by the coding sequence ATGAGAAATATCTCATTGACATTTAAACAATTTTCCAGGACACTTTTACTGATTGCAGGGTTCGCGTTTATGGCTGTTTCGGCACAAGCGCAGGCAGATGCTGCAAAGGGTGAAGCATTGTTCAAAGCAAATTGTACTGCCTGTCACAAAATCGATGCTCGTATGACCGGTCCGGCGCTTGGGCCAACCATTTCATCAGAAACTGATGATAAATGGCTTACCAAGTGGATCCAAAACAACCAGGCCCTTATCGCTGCAAAAGATCCTAAGGCATTAAAGATCTACAACGAGTATAACCAGTCACAAATGACTGTGTTCACCAACCTTTCTGATGGTGACGTTGCTAACATCATCGCTTACGTTCGCGACGACTACAAAAAATTACAATCAACACCTAAAACATCAAATGGTGACCCTAGTACTGCAGACAGTGGCCCAAGCGAAGTTTTGATATTCAGCCTTATAGGTGTTCTGATAGTTGCCTTTATTGTTATCCTGGTTTTAAACAGGGTTATCGGCACATTAGAAAAAGTATTGGTTAACCGTGCCGATCTTCTTCCTGAAGAATTGGAAGCTGCAGAAGTTGAAACTGTTAAAGTTGATCGTTTTGCAACCATCAAAAGGTTAGCTAAGAACAAGAAACTGGTTTTCTTCGTAGTGTTGTGCTTGTTCATCGCTTTCGGTAGCTGGAGCTGGGTAACCATGTGGAATACTAACGTACACCAGGGTTATCAGCCTGAGCAGCCAATCAAATATTCGCACGAATTGCACGCGGGGGTAATGCGCATCAATTGCCAGTATTGCCACGGTGGTGCTTACAAGAGCAAAAATGCTACTATCCCGTCTCTTAACGTTTGTATGAACTGCCACAAAGTGGTTAAAACAGAATCGCCGGAGATACATAAGATCTATGACGCTTTGGGTTACGATCCGTCTACCCAGAAATATGACAGCACTAAAGCAAGGCCAATTCAGTGGGTGCGTGTACACAACCTGCCTGATTTCGCTTACTTCAATCACTCACAGCATACTAAGGTTGCCGGTATTGAGTGTCAGCGCTGCCACGGCCCTATCCAAACTATGAAACAAGTTTATCAGTACTCACCGCTTACCATGAAATGGTGTATACAGTGCCACAAACGTACCAACGTTAATTCTAAAGGCAATGCATACTACGAGAAAATGGTTGCTATACATGATGTGATCAAAAATGGCGGTCACGTTACTGAGGCGCAAATGGGTGGTTTAGAGTGCGCTAAATGCCACTATTAA
- a CDS encoding DUF3341 domain-containing protein, producing the protein MSSTKMILGVFDDPDEMMDGIDGLQKNSVTIYDVYTPMPIHGIEDKLNIKDSRLGYAAFLCGCTGLSVIFSIVYYTLVHDWPMNIGGKPHFAMPDFVPFCFEWTVLFTAFGMVGTFFFATHLFPGRTARVMDLRATNDKFVIAINPKGLSLPHEDITRILTEAGATEVKHNERKYVSYE; encoded by the coding sequence ATGAGCAGCACTAAAATGATATTGGGTGTTTTTGATGACCCTGATGAAATGATGGACGGCATCGATGGCCTGCAGAAAAATAGTGTTACTATTTATGATGTGTACACGCCAATGCCAATCCACGGTATAGAAGATAAATTGAACATTAAAGATTCGCGCCTTGGTTATGCAGCATTTCTTTGCGGCTGCACAGGTTTGAGCGTAATATTCAGCATAGTGTATTACACACTTGTTCATGACTGGCCAATGAACATTGGCGGCAAGCCACACTTTGCCATGCCCGATTTTGTGCCTTTTTGCTTTGAGTGGACCGTATTGTTCACTGCGTTTGGCATGGTAGGTACATTCTTTTTCGCAACGCACTTGTTCCCCGGTCGCACGGCACGTGTTATGGATCTGCGTGCCACTAATGATAAATTTGTTATCGCTATAAATCCAAAGGGCTTAAGCCTTCCGCACGAAGATATCACCCGCATTTTAACAGAAGCAGGTGCCACAGAAGTTAAGCATAACGAAAGAAAATATGTTAGCTATGAATAA
- the nrfD gene encoding NrfD/PsrC family molybdoenzyme membrane anchor subunit: MSSHKESIIREPLITGRNITYGQITDEVLLPVESNPSKAWWIGFGVASLFAALWVFAISWTFWFGVGEWGLNKTVGWAWDITGFVWWVGIGHAGTLISAVLLIFRQNWRNSINRSAEAMTIFAVICAATYIFGHMGRPWLAYWTLPLPNQYGSLWVNWNSALMMDVFAISTYFSVSLVFWYTGLLPDLAAIRDRATGLKQKMYGIASFGWTGSVKTWQRFETVSLILAGISTPLVLSVHTIVSFDFATSLEPGWHTTIFPPYFVAGAIFSGFAMVQTLLLVARKVLGLENYITMFHIESMNKIIILTGSIVGVAYLTEFFIAWYSGVEYEQYAFINRSTGPYWWAYWSMMTCNVITPQLFWFRKIRLSIMASWILSIIVNIGMWFERFVIIVTSLHRDYVPSSWVMFYPSWVDVSIFIGSIGLFFTMFLIFIRLAPSLAIGEVKLLLKTASEQMKLKQIKEGHLDPEQVQFYKESLQKYDSVELSDYENV, encoded by the coding sequence ATGTCATCTCACAAAGAATCAATAATAAGGGAACCGTTAATTACCGGCAGGAATATAACCTACGGGCAAATTACCGACGAAGTATTACTCCCTGTTGAAAGTAATCCAAGCAAAGCCTGGTGGATAGGCTTCGGCGTAGCATCTTTGTTTGCCGCCCTGTGGGTATTTGCCATCAGCTGGACCTTTTGGTTCGGTGTAGGCGAATGGGGGTTGAATAAAACAGTTGGCTGGGCTTGGGATATCACCGGTTTCGTATGGTGGGTAGGTATCGGCCACGCGGGTACGCTCATCTCCGCGGTACTTTTGATTTTCCGTCAAAACTGGCGTAACTCGATCAACCGCTCTGCAGAAGCGATGACCATCTTCGCGGTAATCTGTGCAGCCACGTACATTTTCGGTCACATGGGCCGCCCCTGGTTAGCTTACTGGACGTTACCATTGCCAAACCAATACGGTTCTCTTTGGGTAAACTGGAACTCGGCCCTGATGATGGACGTGTTCGCGATATCGACTTATTTCTCTGTATCATTGGTATTCTGGTATACAGGTTTACTGCCCGATCTTGCCGCTATTCGCGACAGGGCTACAGGCCTTAAACAAAAGATGTATGGCATAGCATCATTCGGCTGGACAGGTTCAGTAAAAACCTGGCAACGTTTTGAAACTGTATCATTGATCCTTGCAGGTATATCAACGCCACTGGTACTTTCGGTACACACAATCGTGTCCTTTGACTTTGCTACATCGCTTGAACCGGGATGGCATACTACCATCTTCCCGCCATACTTCGTTGCGGGTGCTATCTTCTCTGGTTTTGCTATGGTGCAAACACTATTATTGGTAGCCCGTAAGGTATTAGGTTTAGAGAACTACATTACCATGTTCCACATCGAGTCGATGAACAAGATCATCATTTTGACGGGTTCTATTGTAGGTGTAGCTTACCTGACAGAATTCTTTATCGCATGGTACTCAGGTGTAGAATATGAGCAATACGCGTTCATCAACCGTTCAACCGGTCCTTACTGGTGGGCGTACTGGAGCATGATGACCTGTAACGTAATTACACCGCAGTTATTCTGGTTCCGAAAGATCCGTTTGAGTATTATGGCATCCTGGATTCTTTCTATTATCGTAAATATCGGTATGTGGTTCGAGCGTTTTGTGATCATCGTAACATCACTGCACCGCGACTATGTACCATCTAGCTGGGTAATGTTCTATCCAAGCTGGGTTGACGTAAGTATCTTCATCGGTTCGATAGGCTTGTTCTTTACCATGTTCCTGATATTTATTCGTTTGGCTCCATCACTGGCTATCGGCGAGGTTAAGCTTTTGCTTAAAACTGCAAGTGAGCAAATGAAGCTTAAACAAATTAAAGAAGGCCACCTTGATCCTGAACAAGTACAGTTTTACAAAGAATCATTACAAAAATACGATAGCGTTGAGCTGTCTGACTACGAAAACGTATAA